Within the Bacillus sp. FSL K6-3431 genome, the region AAATATCTCCTTGGTCAAATAGATGAAGCAGGATTTGATGCAGCAGTGGAGAAGTGGAAAAAACAAGGAGGCGATAAAGTAATCGCAGAATTTAACGAATCATATAAAGCTTTGGAGTAAATGATTTTGAAAAATTTATAAAAAACCAAGGATTTTCTCGTAAATAGAAAATCCTTGGTTTTTATTGCAGATTAACGGGCAGTAAAACCTCCATTGCGTGGATTTTCACTTTATGTTGCGGCGTTTAATATACATCTAATCCTAGTTTCTATGATGAAATCTCACTCATTAAAGCATGTATATTGTCTTCTGTATCTTTAAAAAATGCCATCCAAGTTTCGGTTTGCCCCATTTTTGCTACGCGATGAGGTTCATTGATAAAAGAGACATCTTTATTTACAAAGTGTTCGAATGTTTCTTTTATATTTTCCATTTGAAAATATATGACAGAACTTGCATGGGCGAAATCCTCTTTTTCAGGCAGGCTGAGAAGCAAACGAACACCATTACATTCAAAGAATGCCATATTATCATTGTTAAATAGAAGTGGCAGATCTAAAATATCTTTATAAAACACGATTGCTCTCTCTAAATCCTTTACAGGTATCCCTATTTGCCCGATTTTTTGTATTGGTTGGTTTCTCAATATAAACGCCCCTTTATAGTTAAATTCCTTCTATATATCATTCGTGCAAAAGTTAAATTCCCCTTTAAAACTTTTCAAGAGAAAATGAACATGACATGAACTGTACAATTTAAATTGGTGTGCATAATAAAGAATATTCGACAAATTCCGAGGCGTGCCTGGCACCGATTGGTTAGGAAAAGTGATCATGAGGTCGGATTATAGAGTAAATATAGTTAAATATATAGATAACTTGATGAGAGGAATTTTTATGAAGGCATATGCGCTTATATGTTTGAACTTTCAATTTGTATTGATTGCAATATAACCGTAACATTAATAAGTAGCTAATTTGCACTTCTAAATCCTTTCGTTACTCCTCTTCCTTTTTCCCTGAATACGATGTTAATTATTCGTTACATTTTTTTCTAGGAGGATCGCTTGCTGTTTGTAATACATATGTATGTTAAATAAAAAATGATAAAAAAGGAGTTTTAACTTTTTATGCGTAAAATTATGGTTGTACTCTCCATTTGTATGCTTGTCTTATTAAGTGCATGTAGTGGAGGGGTAAGTAAAGACAGTATTAAGGTAATAAAGTTTGCTGATGCTGGTTGGGATAGTATTCGTTTTCATAATAGTGTTGCACAGCTCATTGTTGAGGAAGGATATGGGTACGATACTGAAGTGACAAGTGGAACGACTGCGGCTACCATCCAAGCATTGCAACAGGGAGATATTAACGTTTATATGGAGGCATGGACTGACAATATTAAAGATATATATGAAAAAGCGATCGAGAGCGGAGATATTATTAAAGTCTCAACAAACTTCGATGACAATGCACAAGGATTATATGTCCCAACATACGTCATAGAAGGAGATGCTTCTAAGGGAATTGAACCAATTGCACCTGATTTAAAGACAGTAGAGGACTTAGCGAAATATCCGGAAATTTTTGAAGACCCAGAGGATTCTACTAAAGGAAGAATCATTGGAGCACCTTCAAGTTGGGCTGTAAGTGAGCAATTAGATGAGAAGCTAAAAACATACGGGTTAGATGAGCAATACAATTACTTAGCACCAGGATCTGACTCAGCAATCGTTGCTTCTTTAGCAGGCGCGATCAAAAAGGGTGAGCCGTGGGTTGGCTATTATTGGTCACCGACTTGGGTAACAGCAAGCTTTGATTTAACACTTCTGGAAGACAATCCGTATGAAGAGGAAGTATGGGAGGAAAATCGAGGCACAGCATTTCCACCAAATGATGTGGTTGTAGCTGTTCATAAGGATTTGCCTGATCAAGCCGAAGATGTGGTGGAGTTTTTAAAAAAGTATGAAACAAGTAATGAGCTAACAGAAAGCGCACTAGATTATATGGAGGAAAAAGAAGTAGAAGCGGATGCTGCTGCTATCTGGTGGATGAAAGAATATGAAGATGTATGGACAAAATGGGTGTCAGATGAGGTTGCTGAAAAAGTATTATCAGCAATAAAAGAAAAATAATATAGGGGAGGGAGATAGCTGTAGATGAATTATGCTGCGGCTACTCCCATATTTGTAGCAAGACCCAAAACATAGACTAAAATAGTTTATTAGAGAGGTGAGGAAACGGCTGTTTTCTAACAGTCGATAATGTATGAATGAATTTCCCGATATACGCATACCGATTGGTACCGGCGTGGAAAAGTTTATTGATTTCTTAGCGGAAAATTTCTCCGCATTTTTCGATTTTGTATTTGTGATTGCTTCAGGTTCCATAAAGGGGCTTGAATCTATTTTACTATTTATTCCATGGTGGATCTTTATCATTATTATATTTTTATTAGGCTGGTATTTTACAAGCTTATATGGGGGTTTGTTATTTTCAGCTTTCATATTTTTAATAGGAACGTTCAATTTATGGTCCGAAACGATGACGACAATCTCCGTTGTCTTAATCTCAGTTATTCTAGCACTTTTGATAGGCATACCGTTGGGGATATTAATGACTTTTAATAAAACCTTCTCTAGCACGATGCGACCTGTGTTAGATGCGATGCAAACGATGCCTACCTTCGTTTATCTAATCCCTGTTATTTTCTTTTTCCCTTTAGGAAATGTTCCGGCAGTGATTGCTACGATCATTTATGCTCTGCCACCGGTCAGTAGGCTGACAGAGCTTGGGATTCGTAATGTCGATCAAGAGGTTGTTGAATCTGCCCAATCATTTGGTTCTTCAAGAATGCAAATGTTAATGAAGGTACAGCTTCCTCAAGCATTGCCGACGATTATGGCTGGAATTAATCAAACAACGATGATGGCACTGGCAATGGCGGTCGTTGGGTCAATGGTTGGTGCACAAGGACTCGGCGAGCGAGTTTTATATGCGATAAATCGGATAGATATATCACTAGGTTTTGAAGCAGGAGTTAGTATCGTTTTTCTAGCAATTATTATCGATCGGATTACAGGCGGAATTGCTGAGCGTCTTCAGAAACATAGGAGGAATGTCTCATGACAGTTAAATTGAAAGTTGAAAATGTATCAAAGATATTTGGATCACGAGCAAAGAAGGTCATCCCTATGGTTGAAAAAGGTGAATCCAAAAGTGATATTTTAGCAAAGACAGGTCATACAGTTGGGGTTTATAATGCATCAATGGATATTATGGAAGGTGAGACCTTTGTCATTATGGGACTATCAGGCAGTGGGAAGTCAACATTAATTCGCTGCTTTAATATGTTGAATCGGCCTACAGCTGGTGCCATTTATGTTGATGGTGAAAACATCGTCGAATATAATACGCAGCAACTGAAATATTACCGGCAAAAGAAAATTGCGATGGTTTTCCAGCACTTTGGGCTTTTCAGTCATCGTACGGTATTAGAAAATATCGAATATGGGTTGGAAATAAGAGGAATGTCAAAGGAAGAGCGTCAAAAAATTGCACAGTATCAATTAGAAACAGTTGGTTTAAAAGGCTATGAAGATCAGTACCCAGATGAGCTCTCTGGTGGGATGCGGCAAAGGGTTGGGATTGCTCGTGCATTGGCGAATGATCCAGATATATTATTAATGGATGAGCCATTCAGTGCCCTTGACCCATTAATTCGCAGAGAAATGCAACTAGAGCTCATAGACATTCAAAACCGATTGCAGAAAACAATTATTTTCATTACTCACGATGTCAATGAAGCTTTTAAAATTGGTGATCGCGTAGCAGTCATGAAGGATGGAAAGGTCGAGCAGATTGGTACACCTGAAGAAATTTTAGATCAGCCAGCGAATGACTATATTACGGAATTTATAAGAGATATCGATCGATCTAAAATTCTTCAAGCAGAACATATAATGACCAGACCACATGGTTTAGTCTCACTGAAGGATGGTCTAAATGTGGCGATTAAGGTGATGCGAGAACAAGGCATTTCCAGTGTTTTCGTTACAGACCGTCAGCGTCATCTACAAGGACTTGTAACGATTGATCGTGCGATAGAGGGCTTAAAACAAAGGAAAACCTTACAAGAGGTCTTGGAAATCGATGTTAATACAGTTGATCCAACAGAATACGTTCAGGCCATTATACCGAAAGCATTAGACTCAAAATACCCAATCGTAGTCGTGAATGAAGAGAAACATATTGAAGGAATTATCTTAAGGGTGCATGTATTGGCTAGTTTAATCGGGGAAAATGGTAATGGGGAACAAGATGAGGGTAAAGCAGTAGTAGATAAATAGGAAACATAAATATGAAACCAATAAACCAGGCACATCACTTGATTGAATTGATGTGCCTGGTTTTTGTTTATACAAGGGATGTTTATTACTGTGAGTGGAAAAAAGATGACATTTGTCATTTTATTCTCATGACATAATCTACTGATATTTAGAGATTGTGGAATATAAAATGTAAGTATAGATCAGTGGGGGTGAGCGAATGGAAAGTGTAGTGGAGATAAAACAACTAACGAAAGTGTTTAAAGGGAAGAAAGCGGTTGATCAAGTTTCTTTTTCGATAAAAAACGGTGAGGTTGTTGCTATATTAGGTCCGAATGGTGCAGGAAAGACGACGACGATGTTGATGGTGCTTGGTTTATTAAATCCTACAAGTGGTAAATCAAAGCTATTTAATCAAGATGCAAAAGAAAAAAGTGTCCGTGAAAGAATAGGAGTCATGCTTCAAGAAGTGAGCTTGATGGACGGCTTAAAAGTAAAAGAGATTATTCGACTATTTCGCAGCTATTATCCGAATCCTTTATCAATGGATCAGCTTATTAGTCTTACTGGTCTTAGTGAAGAAGATTTAAATAAGCGCACCGAAAAGCTTTCGGGAGGACAAAAACGGAGAGTTGGGTTTGCGTTAGCATTGGCTGGAAATCCAGACTTATTATTTTTTGATGAACCAACTGTAGGAATGGATATAACGTCGCGCAAAGTGTTCTGGGAGACAGTGAGAGAACTTGCCGATCAAGGGAAATCAATTATTTTCTCAACACATTATTTACAAGAGGCGGATGATATCGCCGATCGGATTATTTTATTCAATAAAGGGACTATTATAGCAGATGGAAAGCCTGCAGAAATAAAAAAGAGTCTGACGAAGCAATCGGTTTCGTTTATTACGTCTCCAAATATCCCGCTGAAAGATGTTCTACAACTACCACATGTATCAGAGGTATATGAGAAAGATGGCAGGACTTTCATTATTACAGACGAGACAGATTCCGTTCTATCTAGCGTTTTTGAGCATAAATGGCATGTAAAAGATATCCAAATTGAGAAGGGACGTCTCGAGGATGCATTCGAGCAATTGACAGAAGAAAGGGAGGAAATGTAAATGAAAATGATGGGGAACCAGTGTAAAGTGGAAGTTTTACGGATGTTTAGAAATCCATATTATATATTTTGGTCGCTTTTCATGCCACTTATTTTTTATATCATTTTCACGAAGGTAGTCAATATAAATGTTCCGGATAAAGGACTTTGGGATGCGCATTATTTAATGTCGATGGCTACTTTTAGTGTGATGGGAAGCGCGATTATGACAATGGGAATCCGGATGGTGCAAGAGCGTGCGGAAGGATGGACATCATTTATCAAGGTTACTCCATTATCGGGTTTTGTCTATTTTTTAGCTAAAATGCTTGGGCAGACACTTGTCCATGTATTTTCCATCTTCGTTATTTTTATTGCAGGAGCTCTGATAAATGGTGTGTCTTTAACAGCCCTCGAGTGGATGATGAGCGGTGGCTGGATACTGCTTGGTTCATTGCCATTTCTTGGTCTAGGCGTATTAGTAGGGACGATGAAAAGAGTGGATACTGCTTCAGGTGTAAGTAATGTTATTTATATGCTTCTAGCCATTACCGGTGGGATGTGGATGCCTATGGAAATTTTACCGAAAACAATCCAAACAATCGGGTCATGGCTACCTGCATATAACTTTGCTAATGGTGCCTGGGAGATTATTCGTGGGCATACACCTGAATTAAAAAATATAGTCCTGTTGGCGGGGTACCTTCTATTATTCATGGTAATATCAACATATATAAGAAGGAAACAGGAAGCGGTGTAATGCTTGAAGAAACTTCAGATTTTTCCTAAACAACTCGGTATGTTTCCCTACGTCTTTTTAATATATTTAGTTATGCCTTTGTTTTATGTGGCACAAGAAACAGGAATAAAAGAAATGATTGGCTATGCCTTAATACTGCTTTTTCTTGTGACATACAGACAGCTATATAGTCCATTACCAATTAAACCATATTCCTATTGGTTGGCAGTACAAATCAGTATTATTGTCATCCTCAGTTTGTGGTATGATCCCAATAATTTGTTTATGGGCTTCTTTCCAGCAAATTTTATTGGTTGGTTCGTAACTAAAAAGTACTTTTATCGTGCGTTAGTTTCTTTTATAGTGGCATTGATTATTACAACAATCATTACAGCGATACAAGGACTAATGGAAAATATGCTATATTTTTTCCCATTCTTAATCGTCATGTTTATATCTCCTTTTGGGATACGATCTATAAATAAACGCATGGAATTGGAAAAAGAGCTTGATCAAGCAAATGCACAAATAAAGGAGTTAATAAAACGCGAAGAAAGAGTAAGAATTGCTCGGGATTTGCATGATACTTTGGGGCATACATTAACTTTGATTACTTTGCAAAGTCAGTTGGTACAAAGATTAGCTGAGAAAAAATCAGAGCAGGCAAAAATGGAAGCAAAGGAAATTGAAATAACATCGCGTTCTGCATTGCGGCAGGTTCGTGAACTTGTTTCTGATATGCGGGCAATTACGATTGCTGATGAACTGGTGGATATGCAGCAAATTTTTATAGCTGCCAATATTTCATTTCAGATTGAAGGAGAATCAAACTTCTCTGAAATCCCATTACTGCAGCAAAATATTCTCGGTATGTGTCTTCGAGAGGCAACAACAAATATCGTGAAGCATAGTGCAGCTGAAAATTGCTTGATTACTTTTTATAAAACAAGAGGTAATTACACAATTGAAATCAAAGATGATGGTATTGGATTGATTGGTAAGGAAAGTATAGGAAATGGTTTGAAAGGTATGAAAGAACGTCTCGCTCTTATTGAAGGCGATCTTACCATCCATACTAAGGAAGGTACAGTACTTACGATGGCGATGCCAGTGATTATGAAGCAAGAGAAAGAAGGGATCTCCCTATGATACGAATTGTAATTGCGGAAGACCAGCGAATTTTAAGAGGCGCTCTCGGTGCTTTGCTCGATTTTGAGGAAGATCTTGAAGTGGTCGGTCAGGCAGGAAATGGTGAGGAAACATTGACGTTGGTAAAAGGGTTTCAACCGGATATATGTCTAATGGATATTGAAATGCCGTTGAAAAGTGGCCTTGATGTTGCGGCTGAACTAAAGCGGAGCGGTTCTAAATGCAGGGTGATCATGTTAACAACTTTTGCACGCCCAGGGTATTTTGAACGAGCAGTAAAAGCTGGTGTCCATGGTTATTTATTGAAAGACGGTGCAATTGAAGATCTTGCTGAATCGATTAGGAGAGTAATGCAAGGGAAGCGGGAATTTGCGCATGAGTTGATCATGAATTCTTATAATGAAGATAATCCACTTACCAAAAGAGAAATGGATATCTTGAAATTAGCTGCAGAAGGAAAAACATCAAAGGAAATATCGGGGGAGCTATTTTTATCAGCAGGTACAGTTAGAAACTATATGTCAGAGATTCTCCAAAAGCTAAATGCAAAAAACAAGATTGAAGCGATAAGTATTGCAGAGGAAAAAGGGTGGATTTAAGGCTGTTCCAAAATGAACAGCCATTATTTTACTAGGAGTAATTGATAGAAGATTAGAACATAAGTATACAAACTTCTAAATAGTCTTTTTAAAAGTCAAATAAGATAGGTAAATGACTTCTAAAATGCTAGTTAATCGCTACATAACAATATAAATAGTTGGAAATACAAAACTGGTAAAGGTGGGTTGAAATTTTTCATCTAGATGGCTTTTGCTTTAATGAAAAACCGATGCTGTTTCACATCAAAATAACCCTTTTCCTGGATTAATTCGTGAATTTTATATAAATTTGTTATGTTTTTTTCCATATTAAAATCGGGAACTTGCCATGGTATTGCTTTTAAATAATAAACTAGTGCCCCAATATCATAAAATCTTTGATTAGGGTACTCCTCCCGACATTGCAAAATATCAAATCCATGTTCTAATAATTCCATTTTAGCGCGTTCTAAGTTCCAATCGTAAAACTCCTCATTAATTGGCAACCCTAAAGCTTGATTGATTTCGTGACAATCATGCCCGCCGACTTGCTGTGTTAAGAATATGGCATTTGTGGACATTATTCTTCTTACTTCTTGATTGGAGTAAGCCTCATGCTTATTTAAAACCAAATCAAAATAGTTCGTCTCTAAAGGAAGACTTTCATCCTCTTCTACTTCAAATACTTTTACCCCAAGTGGTTCAAGGCGCTTTCTAGCAATAGGGACGTTTGGTTTATACGCCTCCGTTGCGAACACTACTTTTGGGAATGGTCTGACCTTCGATATAAATTCTCCTCCACCTGTACCCATATCCAACATGAAGTCAGCATGTTGGATGAGTGGTAATGCCATACTTGCATAAGACCATGTAAGGGGTTCACTATCTAATCTTCCTGTCCCTGTCACATAGGAAAAGTCCCATCCCGAAAAAGGTTGATCTAAGCTTTTGATTAATAATTCGAAATGTTTGTCAGTTAAAATGGTTTAGTCCCCCCAGTTTTTTATATGTACATTGTTTTTAAAAGGAAGTTCACATTGGTCTATATATGTAGGGCGATTCTGAAAATTAATTAGTTATTCGAACATTTTTAATTGGGAAGAATACGAGTTTACTTTTTCCAATAATATTTTTCTCATCGATATACCCCAATAAATTTCTGCTGTCACCACTTTCAAGTCGATTATCACCCATCACAAAATATTGTTTTGCAGGAATTGTTAAGGGGCCGAAATCGCCTGTCAAAAGCATCCCTTTTTTATCTGCAATAATTTTATTTTCCTTTAAATAAGGTTCCTTAACCTTTTTATTATTGATAAATAAAAGATCACTTTTCATTTCTAATACGTCTCCAGGTAAGGCAATCACTCTTTTTACATAATTGTTTTCTGTTCCTTTTATAATGATTATATCGCCTCTTTTGATTTCGCCAATCCAACTGGAGGTCTTACTTACAAAGATCCGCTCTCTATCATGAAGAGTAGGCTCCATTGAAGCGCCATCGACGATAAAGGGGGAAAATATGAAAGTACGAAGGATAAATACAATGACAACTGCTATTAAAATAGACTTTAACCAACTAGTTCCTTGTTCGTGTGTCGATTGATTTAGCATCTTTGTTCTCCTTTCATGTGTTTTGATTATTTACTTAATATTCTCCATGAAAACCGTTATCCCTGCAAGTATGATGGAAATGTATAGATTTGAAAGGAAGGAAAAACAATTGTTAGAGGGAATATTTAAAAAGGTGAAAAACTAGGAGTGGTATGGAAATGAAAAAAGCCATGATTTTCTGCCTTATATTCATTCATATGATTTTAATTGTAATTGGCTGTAATAAAAAAGAAGAACAGCATTTATTAACTCGGGTCGATGTCCAGCAAATAAATGCTGAAAGGGTATCAAGTGATGTTAAAATGATTGTGGAGCAAACGGAATTAACTGAGCTTGAAGATATTTTCAATGAAATAGAATGGGAGTCAAATGTGAAAATAGAAATGTCGCGAAGAGAGGATATCAAAGCAACTTTCTTTTACGAAATAGATAAAAATATGCCAGAAAGATTAGCAGAATATCGCATCTGGTTTCATGAAGAAAGTGGAACAGCGGAATTGACTAGCAATATTGAAAAAGAAAGCTATGGAAAATTGAATCGAGAGAATGCTGAAAAGTTAAAGGCATTGTTTTTACCATAAGCGTATTTATACTCTTGAAATATTTGTATCATTTTGTAGAATGATAGTACGCTTTTGAAAAGGAGAATGTGAAATGTGGGAGGATTTTAAGAAGTTTGCTATTCAAGGTAATGTAATGGATTTAGCGGTTGCAGTTGTAATTGGTGCTGCTTTTGGGAAAATCGTTGGATCATTAGTTAATAATATCATCATGCCACTTGTTGGAATATTGCTTGGTGGAAAAAGTTTTGAAAAACTTTATTATGCATACGAGGATACGAAGATTGAATACGGAATTTTTATCCAAAGCATTGTCGATTTCTTTATTATTGCTATTTCAATCTTTGTTTTTATCAAGATACTCGGTAGCTTGAAACAAAAGAAAGAAGAGGAGATCGAGGAAGAAGAAGAAGAGCCTACAGCTGAAGTCGCGTTATTGGTAGAAATTCGTGATCTGTTGAAAAATCAAAAGTAATATAAAAAACAAACCGGAGGCAGTTTAACTTGCTCCGGTTTGTTTTTTTATGCTTCTTTAGCAGCTTGAATTTCAAGTTGTATTTTTACATCATCACTAACAAGTACGCCACCAGTTTCAAGTGCTGCGTTCCAGTTCAATCCATATTCACTACGTTTTAGCTTACCTTCAACAGTGAATCCAGCTTTTTCTGCTCCGCTCATCGGATCTTTTGCAAGACCTTCAAAAGTAACTGTAAATGTTTCAGGTTTCGTTACACCGTGCAAGGAAACATCGCCTGTAAGGGCATATGTATCTTTGCTTTGTTTTTCAATTTTCGTTGAAGTAAAAGTCAATTCAGGATATTTCTCTACTTCGAAAAAATCAGCAGACCGAAGATGGTTGTCACGGTCCTCATTACGTGTGTCGATGCTAGCTACATCAATTTTGAAGCTTATGTTTGCAGATGTTAGATCGGTTGGATCTGCTTCAACCTTAGCACTGAATTCATTAAAAGATCCTCTTACTCTAGAAACCATCATATGTCTGATTGAAAAATCAACGTTACTGTGTGCAGTATCAACATTCCATGTAGAAATTGTCATGAAAAATCCCTCCAATAATTTTAATTACAAAAAGTAAGTAACTAACATTAATATACATGCCTTTGAAATAAATGTAAAGAACTTATTTTGATTTTGACTTTACCTTCAAAAGAAATGATAATTATGTTAAAGATGATCGCTTTACAATTCCCTAATAATAGCGTGATAAAACAAAATGTTTAAGGGCAAATATAATGTTAGATGAATTTACAGAAGCGGAGTGGATTATAGTGCGCATGGTAGATGTATTAGCGAAAAAACGTGATGGAATAGAGTTATCGACTGAAGAAATTCAGTTTGTTATTAATGGCTATACCAAAGGTGAAATCCCTGATTACCAGATGTCTGCCTTTTTAATGACCATTTATTTTCAAGGAATGACTGCAAAAGAAACGGCGGATCTAACAATGGCGATGGTCGATTCCGGTGATCAAATTGACCTGTCCAAGATTGAAGGTGTGAAAGTGGATAAGCATTCCACCGGCGGAGTTGGAGACACAACTACGCTTATACTTGCCCCACTCGTTGCAGCCGTTGGTGTTCCAGTCGCGAAAATGTCTGGTCGTGGACTTGGTCATACAGGTGGAACATTGGATAAACTTGAAGCTGTACCAGGTTTTCATGTTGAAATAACGGAAGAGGAGTTTATAAACCTTGTGAATACCAATAAAATTGCTGTCATTGGTCAATCAGGTAATTTGACTCCAGCTGATAAAAAAATCTATGGTTTGCGTGATGTGACAGCGACTGTTAATTCAATTCCTCTCATTGCCAGTTCGATTATGAGTAAAAAGATTGCTGCGGGTGCTGATGCGATTGTACTTGATGTAAAGGTGGGTGCCGGGGCCTTTATGAAAGATTTAGATGAAGCGAAGAAGTTGGCAAGCGCCATGGTTGATATCGGTAATAATCTAGGGCGTAAAACGATGGCAGTCATTTCAGATATGAGTCAGCCGCTCGGTTTTGCTGTTGGGAATGCGTTAGAAGTAAAAGAGGCTGTGGAAACCTTGCAAGGAAAAGGACCGGCTGATTTACTTGAATTGTGTTTAGTTCTTGGTAGTAAAATGGTCGTGTTAGCAGGAAAAGCAAATACGGAGGAGGAAGGACGGACGAAATTGCAAGCCGTGATTGCAAATGGAAAAGCATTCGACATGTTTAAGTTATTTTTAGGCGCACAAGGTGGAGACGTATCCGTTATTGATAATGTGGATAAGCTCGCTCAAGCAAAGTACGTGTTTGCAGTAGAGGCACCGGAGAGCGGGTATGTATCAGCGATTATTGCAGATGAGATTGGGATTGCTGCAAGTATGCTAGGAGCAGGACGAGCTACAAAAGAATCGGAAATTGATTTAAGTGTTGGTATTGTTTTACATAAAAAAATTGGTGACCAATTGGGAGCTAACGAGGCCATTGCAACAATCTACAGTAATAATGAGGAAATCAATATTGTAAAAGAACGCATTGTTCAAGCTTATCAATTTTCAAAAGAAAAGCCCGAGCCGTCCGTATTGATATATAAGTGATAAAATCGCATGGTCGAAATTTTAAAGTAGCTGTTTTAGGCTAGGAATTCCTAGTTTAAAACAGCCTTTTCCTTTGTCCAGCAGTATCAGCCAAGTCAGATAATTGTACACAAATTAAAATTGATTTCTTCCAAAAAATAAAAAACTCCACCAAATAAATCATTTCAAATATTCAATGGTTGTCAATGAAAGCAAAAACATGATATGATAAATGAAAATGATTCTCAATTATTGAGAGGCAATAATAGGAGGATATTAATATAATGATTGCAGCTACAACTAAATCGATTGCAAATGTGATTAAAGAAAGAACTTCTGTGAAAGCAGGGTATATTGATAAAGAAGTAAACGAGGATTTAGTATTGTCATTATTGGATAATGCGGTATGGGCGCCAACACATGGAGAACGTGAGCCGTGGCGATATATTTTTGTAGCAGGTGAGCGTAAGGAAGCTTTTATAGAAGCAGTGCTTCAATGTCATCCACTTAATAATCATGAAAATGTACGGAATAAATTTGTGAATGTACCAGCGTTTTTAGTTGTTGTTATGAACGAGGATCCGCGCCAAAAGGTGTGGGAGGAAGACTTTGCTGCGACAGCATCTATGTTGCAAAATCTCCAGTTACTTGCTTGGGATCAGGATCTCGGTATGGTGTGGAAAACACCAAATCATATTTATGATCCGAAGTTCCGTGGCGCAATTGGAGTAGAACGTGGCGAGAAAATCGTTGGTGTATTAAATATTGGATACTTTGACAGAGAGATTGTTGCGAAGAAAGTTCGCAAAAGAACAAATCCTGCAGAGAAAATGACTGCATTTTAAGCTAAATACAATAGCCACCGAGGCTCATCGGTGGTTTTTTGTTTTGTAGACTAAGGAGTTTATGCTAGAAAATAATGAGAAGTGGCTCATAAATTGGTTGAGTGGTTTAAAAAATAGCTGAGTGGCTTATAAATTGGTTGAGTGGTTTAAAAAATAGCTGAGTGGCTTATAAAATAGCTGAGCGGCCCATAAAATAGCTGAGTGGCTTATAAAATAGCTGACCGGCTCATAAATTGGTTGAGTGGCTTATAAAATAGCTGAGTGGCTTATAAATTGGTTGAGTGGCTTATAAATTGGTTGAGTGGCTTATAAATTGG harbors:
- a CDS encoding sensor histidine kinase, producing MKKLQIFPKQLGMFPYVFLIYLVMPLFYVAQETGIKEMIGYALILLFLVTYRQLYSPLPIKPYSYWLAVQISIIVILSLWYDPNNLFMGFFPANFIGWFVTKKYFYRALVSFIVALIITTIITAIQGLMENMLYFFPFLIVMFISPFGIRSINKRMELEKELDQANAQIKELIKREERVRIARDLHDTLGHTLTLITLQSQLVQRLAEKKSEQAKMEAKEIEITSRSALRQVRELVSDMRAITIADELVDMQQIFIAANISFQIEGESNFSEIPLLQQNILGMCLREATTNIVKHSAAENCLITFYKTRGNYTIEIKDDGIGLIGKESIGNGLKGMKERLALIEGDLTIHTKEGTVLTMAMPVIMKQEKEGISL
- a CDS encoding response regulator transcription factor; protein product: MIRIVIAEDQRILRGALGALLDFEEDLEVVGQAGNGEETLTLVKGFQPDICLMDIEMPLKSGLDVAAELKRSGSKCRVIMLTTFARPGYFERAVKAGVHGYLLKDGAIEDLAESIRRVMQGKREFAHELIMNSYNEDNPLTKREMDILKLAAEGKTSKEISGELFLSAGTVRNYMSEILQKLNAKNKIEAISIAEEKGWI
- a CDS encoding methyltransferase domain-containing protein — translated: MLTDKHFELLIKSLDQPFSGWDFSYVTGTGRLDSEPLTWSYASMALPLIQHADFMLDMGTGGGEFISKVRPFPKVVFATEAYKPNVPIARKRLEPLGVKVFEVEEDESLPLETNYFDLVLNKHEAYSNQEVRRIMSTNAIFLTQQVGGHDCHEINQALGLPINEEFYDWNLERAKMELLEHGFDILQCREEYPNQRFYDIGALVYYLKAIPWQVPDFNMEKNITNLYKIHELIQEKGYFDVKQHRFFIKAKAI
- the lepB gene encoding signal peptidase I → MLNQSTHEQGTSWLKSILIAVVIVFILRTFIFSPFIVDGASMEPTLHDRERIFVSKTSSWIGEIKRGDIIIIKGTENNYVKRVIALPGDVLEMKSDLLFINNKKVKEPYLKENKIIADKKGMLLTGDFGPLTIPAKQYFVMGDNRLESGDSRNLLGYIDEKNIIGKSKLVFFPIKNVRITN
- the mscL gene encoding large conductance mechanosensitive channel protein MscL, producing the protein MWEDFKKFAIQGNVMDLAVAVVIGAAFGKIVGSLVNNIIMPLVGILLGGKSFEKLYYAYEDTKIEYGIFIQSIVDFFIIAISIFVFIKILGSLKQKKEEEIEEEEEEPTAEVALLVEIRDLLKNQK
- a CDS encoding YceI family protein encodes the protein MTISTWNVDTAHSNVDFSIRHMMVSRVRGSFNEFSAKVEADPTDLTSANISFKIDVASIDTRNEDRDNHLRSADFFEVEKYPELTFTSTKIEKQSKDTYALTGDVSLHGVTKPETFTVTFEGLAKDPMSGAEKAGFTVEGKLKRSEYGLNWNAALETGGVLVSDDVKIQLEIQAAKEA
- a CDS encoding pyrimidine-nucleoside phosphorylase, coding for MRMVDVLAKKRDGIELSTEEIQFVINGYTKGEIPDYQMSAFLMTIYFQGMTAKETADLTMAMVDSGDQIDLSKIEGVKVDKHSTGGVGDTTTLILAPLVAAVGVPVAKMSGRGLGHTGGTLDKLEAVPGFHVEITEEEFINLVNTNKIAVIGQSGNLTPADKKIYGLRDVTATVNSIPLIASSIMSKKIAAGADAIVLDVKVGAGAFMKDLDEAKKLASAMVDIGNNLGRKTMAVISDMSQPLGFAVGNALEVKEAVETLQGKGPADLLELCLVLGSKMVVLAGKANTEEEGRTKLQAVIANGKAFDMFKLFLGAQGGDVSVIDNVDKLAQAKYVFAVEAPESGYVSAIIADEIGIAASMLGAGRATKESEIDLSVGIVLHKKIGDQLGANEAIATIYSNNEEINIVKERIVQAYQFSKEKPEPSVLIYK
- a CDS encoding nitroreductase family protein; its protein translation is MIAATTKSIANVIKERTSVKAGYIDKEVNEDLVLSLLDNAVWAPTHGEREPWRYIFVAGERKEAFIEAVLQCHPLNNHENVRNKFVNVPAFLVVVMNEDPRQKVWEEDFAATASMLQNLQLLAWDQDLGMVWKTPNHIYDPKFRGAIGVERGEKIVGVLNIGYFDREIVAKKVRKRTNPAEKMTAF